The proteins below are encoded in one region of Penicillium psychrofluorescens genome assembly, chromosome: 4:
- a CDS encoding uncharacterized protein (ID:PFLUO_007194-T1.cds;~source:funannotate), producing the protein MDDPPISPSTAATNGFAPRSPQSPKTPRLSAPPSPVTPRQTTAHRGSEDFSAAQDGGGGGGLGNLADELADAWEQEEEGYGYASGQENGRTGSHQDHSDGEDAYLQSVRDMRTRSPSADLSPEHAARSKHRSAHLRQHRRQESYYDGSDYGNESDLDETSDIPPGLDSQMASIDSLARRGIENNGSDNDLVIQRTVEALRDLGGQSGIENSAMRLITAHSSITSHLTHQTRTLQSLIHPLLFSPFPLLSEDAIDALMPLIDEGLLPNLPYPFPDQQQQARQSSSRPSTPSQATALNPLVSLQALISQTADITHSLRSLSDTLYESRQLTATASRRLRSARELVADLRREEEGREEGSRWIERGQWDRRLKDREAGKVCGDVVSGFEAVCGEWREKLFGAAEVAAA; encoded by the exons atggACGACCCCCCTATCTCGCCGAGCACGGCAGCTACAAATGGATTTGCACCCCGGAGTCCCCAATCCCCCAAGACACCCCGGCTAtctgcccctccatctccggtCACTCCGCGACAGACTACCGCACATCGAGGGTCAGAGGACTTCTCCGCGGCGCAAGATGGCGggggcggtggtgggctAGGGAATCTGGCAGACGAACTAGCCGATGCAtgggaacaagaagaagagggatACGGATATGCATCGGGCCAGGAGAATGGTCGGACAGGGTCTCACCAGGACCACAGTGACGGGGAAGATGCATATCTGCAGTCCGTCCGCGATATGCGCACCCGATCCCCATCGGCCGACCTTTCGCCGGAGCATGCGGCGAGATCAAAGCACCGCTCGGCTCACCTTCGCCAGCATCGCCGCCAGGAGTCTTATTATGACGGCTCGGACTATGGGAACGAGTCGGATCTGGACGAGACGTCGGATATTCCGCCCGGCCTCGACAGTCAGATGGCCAGTATCGATAGTCTTGCGCGGCGGGGGATTGAGAACAACGGCAGTGATAACGACCTTGTCATCCAACGGACGGTGGAAGCCCTCCGGGATCTGGGCGGGCAGAGCGGAATTGAGAACAGTGCCATGAG ACTTATCACGGCACACTCCTCGATTACATCGCATCTCACCCATCAAACCCGCACGCTCCAGTCCCTCATCCACCCActcctcttctctccatTCCCATTACTCTCCGAAGACGCCATCGACGCGCTCATGCCCCTGATCGACGAGGGCCTACTCCCCAACCTGCCCTACCCATTCCCAGACCAGCAACAACAAGCCCGCCAGTCctcatccagaccatctACCCCTTCACAAGCCACGGCTCTCAACCCACTCGTTTCTCTACAGGCTCTCATCTCCCAGACAGCAGATATTACGCACTCTCTGCGAAGCCTAAGCGATACTCTCTATGAATCGCGCCAGCTGACTGCAACGGCCTCTCGTCGGCTGCGGTCAGCGCGGGAGCTCGTAGCTGATCTGCGTCGTGAGGAAGAGGGTCGCGAAGAGGGCTCCCGTTGGATCGAGCGCGGCCAGTGGGATCGTCGTCTGAAAGATCGCGAGGCGGGCAAAGTCTGCGGGGACGTCGTCAGTGGCTTTGAGGCCGTGTGTGGTGAGTGGAGGGAGAAGCTGTTCGGCGCCGCCGAAGTCGCTGCTGCTTGA
- a CDS encoding uncharacterized protein (ID:PFLUO_007195-T1.cds;~source:funannotate), with the protein MSSIKRTSPLDVLSLNLTNLDPLTENYDLGFYLNYLMRWPSLFNSVKDRSEGIVGYIMGKLEEQHPSMQHSEHYTPWHGHITVLTVAPAWRRLGYARKLTEQLEQASNINNAWFVDLYVRASNKVAVDMYKGMGYSVFRRVVNYYSDDPTGLSEFGEDAFDMRKPCGRDKKLEHVREKGEDFLVSPEDVT; encoded by the exons ATGAGCTCCATTAAGCGCACGTCTCCATTGGACGTGCTCTCCCTCAACTTGACCAATCTAGATCCCCTGACCGAGAACTATGACCTGGGTTTCTATCTCAACTACCTAATGCGATGGCCGTCGCTATTCAACTCGGTCAAGGATCGCAGCGAAGGCATTGTCGGATACA TTATGGGTAAACTGGAGGAACAACACCCCTCCATGCAACACTCGGAACACTACACCCCATGGCACGGACACATCACCGTCTTGACCGTTGCTCCAGCCTGGCGACGACTCGGCTATGCCCGTAAACTGAccgagcagctggagcaggcgtCAAACATCAACAATGCCTGGTTTGTGGATTTGTATGTCCGTGCCAGCAATAAGGTTGCCGTGGATATGTACAAGGGCATGGG GTACTCCGTCTTCCGCCGCGTGGTCAATTACTATAGCGATGATCCGACTGGGCTCTCCGAGTTTGGGGAGGATGCCTTTGACATGCGCAAGCCATGCGGCCGAGATAAGAAACTGGAGCATGTGCgagaaaaaggagaggaCTTCCTCGTGAGTCCCGAAGATGTCACATAG
- a CDS encoding uncharacterized protein (ID:PFLUO_007196-T1.cds;~source:funannotate), with product MGSTNLETEQTAVLADAANPTASPPAEKDSEPSYDTGLTAWLHVMGSFFLFFNSWGVINTWGAYQTYYEQYLLVGVSSSSIAWIGSLQSFLLMLIGVVTGPLFDLGYFRSLISFAAFLMPFGLMMTSISTKYWQLILAQGVCVGLAAGCLFVPSVALLPQYFRRKRGLANGLAASGSSIGGVVYPIMFNQLQKTVGFPWATRALGFLSFGTICISVSLMRQRFEPKEKRRLYDFSAFKEPAFCIFAAAMFLGFLGFYNFLFYVQTYAIETGIVGPNLGFYLLSMLNAASTFGRITPNFVADHTGPINMLCPAVTITAVLAFVWIGVHTVAGIIVLSALYGFFSGGFVSLPPVVMAYMTPDVRDLGTRMGMVFAITSIGLLIGTPIGGAILSDTNQFLGVQLFTACCLIGSAGLMALLRVVRAKGQLIAKV from the exons ATGGGTTCGACTAATCTGGAAACAGAGCAAACGGCCGTGCTCGCCGATGCTGCCAATCCCACAGCCTCTCCGCCCGCGGAGAAGGACTCTGAGCCGAGCTATGACACCGGTCTCACAGCCTGGCTGCATGTAATGGGCTCattctttctgttcttcaACTCATG GGGCGTGATCAACACGTGGGGTGCTTATCAAACTTACTATGAACAATACTTGCTCGTCGGCgtctcgtcgtcctcaaTCGCCTGGATCGGGTCGCTGCAGTCCTTTCTACTCATGTTAATCGGTGTTGTCACTGGCCCGCTATTTGATCTGGGCTACTTCCGTTCCCTgatctccttcgccgccTTCCTGATGCCCTTCGGTCTGATGATGACTAGCATCTCCACCAAATACTGGCAACTCATTCTCGCCCAGGGTGTCTGCGTGGGGCTGGCCGCAGGCTGTCTCTTCGTGCCATCCGTTGCTCTGCTGCCGCAATATTTCCGCCGGAAGCGCGGCCTGGCTAACGGATTGGCTGCGAGTGGTAGCAGTATTGGCGGTGTCGTCTACCCGATCATGTTCAACCAGCTCCAAAAGACAGTCGGATTTCCCTGGGCAACGCGCGCACTGGGGTTTCTGTCCTTCGGTACGATCTGCATCTCGGTGAGCCTGATGCGCCAGCGGTTCGAGCCCAAGGAAAAGCGCAGGCTGTATGACTTCTCGGCTTTCAAGGAGCCCGCCTTTTGTATTTTCGCGGCTGCCATGTTCCTCGGTTTCCTGGGATTCTACAACTTCCTCTTCTACGTGCAGACCTACGCCATTGAGACTGGCATCGTCGGCCCAAATCTGGGCTTTTATCTCCTGTCCATGCTGAACGCCGCGTCGACCTTTGGTCGTATCACGCCCAACTTTGTTGCTGACCACACCGGTCCCATCAACATGCTGTGTCCCGCTGTGACAATCACCGCCGTGTTGGCCTTTGTCTGGATTGGCGTGCATACTGTTGCGGGCATTATCGTGCTGTCCGCCCTGTACGGCTTTTTCTCGGGCGGCTTCGTCTCGTTGCCGCCCGTTGTCATGGCCTATATGACCCCCGACGTCCGCGACCTCGGTACCCGGATGGGCATGGTGTTTGCCATCACTTCGATCGGTCTGCTGATCGGTACTCCGATTGGCGGTGCGATTCTCAGTGACACGAACCAGTTTCTCGGCGTGCAGCTGTTTACGGCGTGTTGTTTGATCGGATCGGCCGGCCTGATGGCCCTTTTGCGTGTCGTGCGTGCCAAGGGCCAGCTTATCGCCAAGGTCTGA
- a CDS encoding uncharacterized protein (ID:PFLUO_007197-T1.cds;~source:funannotate): MSDYGGDHDGEDNLDYEPHEEVFDDHEPEDFLDQEGLEGEEGAEGDSYHPAINGDDDQVVVSGDPNAGYSGKVMEQSREKKVPNDQRTTTPYLTKYERARVLGTRALQISMNAPVLVDLEGETDPLQIALKELNQKKIPLIVRRYLPDGWYEDWTCEELL; this comes from the exons ATGTCTGACTACGGCGGTGACCACGATGGCGAGGACAA CCTCGACTACGAGCCCCATGAGGAGGTGTTCGATGACCACGAGCCGGAAGATTTCCTCGACCAGGAGGGtctcgagggcgaggaaggcGCCGAGGGCGATTCGTACCACCCTGCCATCAACGGTGACGACGACCAAGTCGTGGTCTCGGGCGACCCCAATGCTGGCTACTCGGGGAAAGTGATGGAACAGTcgcgcgagaagaaggtgcccAATGACCAGCGCACGACTACGCCGTACCTGACCAAGTACGAGAGGGCGCGCGTCCTGGGCACTCGGGCTTTGCAGATCAG CATGAATGCCCCCGTGctcgtcgacctcgaggGCGAAACCGATCCCCTGCAGATTGCCCTGAAGGAAttgaaccagaagaagatcccaCTGATTGTGCGGCGATATCTGCCGGATGGATG GTACGAGGACTGGACGTGCGAAGAGCTGTTGTAG
- a CDS encoding uncharacterized protein (ID:PFLUO_007198-T1.cds;~source:funannotate), with protein sequence MAPKRKASTADTPDTPDPKRVQRQTVLDGSDPIYEEAHSDAEYSASGTPSIASDDLNETPETPFSTTSARYPSELKTHRCPFDGCTKAFNRPARLQEHLRSHNNERLFQCTFEDCDKTFLRASHLNHHVKSAHTGVRDYVCDRPGCGKSFVTGSRLRRHLAAHDGRDKYRCTEYAPCNETFRKHSTLQKHVTTVHLKQKPFPCPHVDPSTGQQCPMAFDTAGHLRAHQSRLHTDKRFSCAECSDQRPDDSAVTFPSYALLQEHIRTVHPPKCPNCPVICATSRELRRHLEVAHGDVSLEERQVFECTVPGCGRSFTKKGNLTVHIRTVHEGEKRFACGETDLSTSKKVEGWDGLGCGKRYGSKLALEEHVRTSHLGYQNAKAERRQRLGLANGSNTTPGGSHHMSTLAALTGQGYAEETGRHIACFYDECEYRFHRDYDLWVHMSSKHGCSEDDVQGLFMRRALLAEETGPGGNPLGIYGLGLDHSGDDMPFDMQMHEPGVQDGSDSIMQDAFPGDTDGDFDFMIPSHVDETALIDPVLAYNLM encoded by the exons ATGGCCCCGAAGCGCAAGGCTTCCACGGCAGATACGCCAGATACGCCAGATCCTAAGCGGGTCCAGAGACAGACGGTGTTGGATGGCTCGG ATCCGATCTACGAGGAAGCCCATTCCGATGCCGAGTACTCAGCCTCGGGGACACCAAGTATAGCAAGCGACGACCTCAACGAAACACCCGAAACACCCTTCTCAACCACCTCGGCCCGATACCCGTCCGAGCTGAAAACACACCGCTGCCCGTTCGACGGCTGCACCAAGGCATTCAACCGGCCGGCCCGACTCCAAGAACATCTGCGATCGCACAACAACGAACGACTCTTCCAGTGCACATTTGAGGACTGTGACAAGACTTTTCTGCGAGCATCACATCTAAACCACCACGTCAAGAGCGCCCACACCGGCGTCCGCGACTATGTCTGTGACCGACCAGGTTGCGGTAAGAGCTTTGTGACTGGTTCACGACTGCGACGCCATCTGGCTGCGCACGACGGAAGAGATAAATATCGGTGCACCGAGTATGCACCCTGCAACGAGACGTTCCGGAAGCATTCCACGCTCCAGAAACACGTCACGACAGTGCACCTGAAGCAGAAACCATTTCCCTGTCCGCACGTGGACCCGAGCACAGGGCAACAGTGCCCCATGGCGTTCGACACGGCAGGGCATCTGCGTGCGCACCAGAGCAGACTCCACACCGACAAGCGATTCAGCTGTGCCGAGTGCTCCGACCAGCGCCCTGATGATAGCGCGGTGACATTCCCCAGTTACGCTCTGCTCCAAGAACACATCCGTACAGTTCACCCACCAAAATGTCCCAATTGCCCGGTTATCTGCGCGACATCTCGCGAACTGCGTCGTCACCTCGAGGTTGCGCACGGTGACGTCAGTCTCGAAGAGAGGCAAGTCTTCGAGTGCACCGTGCCCGGGTGCGGGCGCAGCTTCACTAAGAAAGGGAACTTGACCGTGCACATCCGGACCGTTCACGAAGGCGAGAAACGGTTTGCCTGCGGTGAGACAGATCTCTCCACCTCAAAGAAAGTGGAAGGGTGGGATGGGCTCGGCTGCGGGAAACGATACGGCAGCAAGCTCGCTCTCGAGGAACATGTCCGCACCTCGCATCTGGGGTACCAGAATGCCAAAGCCGAGCGGCGCCAGCGACTCGGTCTGGCAAATGGCTCGAACACTACGCCCGGAGGCAGTCACCACATGTCCACGCTCGCAGCCCTGACGGGGCAGGGCTATGCCGAAGAGACGGGGCGACATATTGCCTGTTTCTACGACGAGTGCGAGTACCGATTCCATCGCGACTATGATCTGTGGGTTCACATGAGTTCGAAACATGGCTGCTCCGAGGACGACGTCCAGGGTCTGTTCATGCGGCGGGCTCTGCTAGCCGAAGAGACCGGGCCGGGTGGGAATCCACTGGGGATTTATGGCCTAGGCCTTGATCATTCTGGTGATGATATGCCATTCGACATGCAGATGCATGAACCTGGTGTTCAGGATGGTTCCGATTCAATCATGCAGGATGCTTTCCCGGGGGATACGGATGGAGATTTCGATTTTATGATACCCAGCCATGTGGATGAGACGGCGCTGATTGATCCTGTTCTAGCTTATAATTTGATGTAG
- a CDS encoding uncharacterized protein (ID:PFLUO_007199-T1.cds;~source:funannotate), with amino-acid sequence MVDDRLNIGAAAQITAAPKISPTPGALQLYPSSKISQVCKCLSIPASDLTTRTSTKTATTTTTLCPVPTTCGNKGVQWAYYQDDAIPYNSIQCSGPYTWDPTGIKSMSPSYTSTTPYIFLDSTGATDVSIYSSTQTFDVTYIALNHRGYIYAEISGDYTFTSSEADDLLFFWSGPKAFSGWTESNADATDYYCGPGATFTVSLLAGQYYPFRIVYVNAESNAYENITITAPDGTVILGATSKGSPYIVQYSCDGTSAPPFPAFGHES; translated from the exons ATGGTCGATGACCGGTTGAACATCGGTGCGGCTGCTCAG ATTACTGCTGCACCGAAAATCTCGCCAACACCCGGAGCGTTACAGCTGTATCCCAGTTCCAAAATCAGCCAAGTTTGTAAATGCCTCAGCATCCCGGCATCCGACCTGACAACACGCACCTCTACGAAGACAGCAACCACGACGACCACACTCTGCCCCGTTCCCACGACCTGTGGGAACAAGGGTGTACAGTGGGCATATTATCAAGACGATGCAATCCCCTACAACAGTATTCAATGCAGTGGTCCTTACACCTGGGACCCGACGGGGATTAAGAGCATGAGTCCTTCCTACACCAGTACAACCCCTTACATCTTCCTAGACAGCACCGGTGCTACAGATGTGTCGATCTACAGCTCCACTCAAACATTCGATGTGACCTACATCGCTCTCAACCACCGCGGGTACATCTACGCCGAAATCTCCGGCGACTACACGTTTACTTCGTCGGAAGCGGAcgatcttcttttcttctggagCGGTCCCAAGGCATTTTCAGGATGGACTGAATCGAATGCCGATGCAACCGATTACTACTGTGGTCCAGGAGCCACATTCACCGTGTCCCTTCTCGCGGGGCAATACTATCCATTCCGTATTGTGTATGTCAATGCGGAGTCGAATGCGTACGAGAACATTACTATCACTGCACCTGACGGTACAGTCATCCTCGGTGCGACCTCCAAGGGCTCGCCATACATAGTGCAGTATTCCTGTGATGGCACTTCGGCTCCGCCATTTCCGGCTTTTGGGCACGAGTCCTAA
- a CDS encoding uncharacterized protein (ID:PFLUO_007200-T1.cds;~source:funannotate), producing MAEQSFEIQIEDELKYDIRIENSAIASGQFYREGDQSDILSSDDVDDMVIRHNGGRRSICIRGDRDSVSEAQGSIDLIDDITDARICSLAWNASMQPGKRNEFETMNQDNRYTVDVGNWSKSGAMGTIPVTIKQT from the exons ATGGCCGAGCAATCGTTCGAGATTCAAATTGAAGATGAATTAAAGTACGATATCCGTATTGAAAATTCGGCTATTGCGAG CGGCCAGTTTTACAGAGAAGGCGATCAAAGCGACATCCTAAGCTCCGACGACGTCGATGACATGGTTATTCGCCATAACGGTGGAAGACGGTCTATCTGTATTCGTGGAGATAGGGACTCCGTGAGCGAGGCTCAAGGAAGCATCGATCTCATTGACGATATCACGGACGCTAGAATTTGCTCTCTAGCCTGGAATGCCTCAATGCAGCCTGGAAAACGGAATGAATTCGAGACAATGAACCAGGATAACAGGTACACGGTTGACGTTGGCAATTGGAGTAAGTCTGGGGCAATGGGAACGATCCCTGTGACTATTAAGCAGACTTGA
- a CDS encoding uncharacterized protein (ID:PFLUO_007201-T1.cds;~source:funannotate): MDRSSSSQDFSTGPSWDEEESVTGDPGSWMPFSCSRNDESPTPVHASEADDEDEDEGNEEANMDETSSSIPIPIPPLDIARPLDCSKATHELLLESVANFWIGFDLSTFPQFIATWIPHLRHAALPGSYEQLLLLLYDDLAHYVRLQKSMADGIPNYLTTHRDRVLHEDRLRNVGRAYEWSHPRYREPATLHARRPSSLARKHADESLLFAELRMLRDLVAPVRDASLPVYWITLRTDRADDMEPEFAASQDIIARFKIHLQESLYDHHKNYTIHCAGSSTADPRKALSLKQFRLDTCKGTLLWEKYPPDPMHFTDFHQHYRDHLLQTDPFAAQQAGFLPPISTPPPTVKVSHQPGVDLGDPWAPITYESKILTLLVRTAQWLSLARGLPAVHLFYDVTRLFTIYGVDVANATQIDFCNLMASLRFPRDAHIQPPGRPPPTPSGGIHNPEYFTDLEAANRAMTQALINEDTLLGRDDDAISWDFPHQTLVWGADGSERKLVLKRPFQRCRFNPVHVVDTEWEDFIAAHVEKDRPEDDEDCDDLDGGVPIVGFPIAANNSFEVDYEDSHKTPEYKSTMTSPISIPTAAKSFNPAAPSHLDPILEDEELSAWLDANPGSSLFSRSYRAPHLTNSCPSACPRTDN; encoded by the exons ATGGACaggtcgtcttcctcgcAAGACTTCTCCACAGGGCCTTCCTGGGACGAAGAGGAGTCGGTCACCGGGGATCCTGGCTCTTGGATGCCCTTCAGCTGTTCCCGAAACGATGAATCCCCAACCCCAGTCCATGCTTCCGAAgctgatgacgaggacgaggacgagggcaACGAAGAGGCTAACATGGACGaaacctcttcctcgatcCCCATCCCGATTCCTCCTCTCGACATCGCTCGCCCACTTGACTGCTCCAAAGCCACCCATGAACTTCTCCTGGAATCAGTCGCCAATTTCTGGATTGGGTTTGATCTTAGTACCTTCCCACAATTCATCGCAACCTGGATTCCCCACCTGCGGCATGCCGCCCTGCCGGGATCGTACGAGCAGCTTTTGTTGCTGTTGTACGATGACCTCGCCCACTACGTCCGGCTTCAGAAGTCAATGGCAGACGGCATTCCAAACTATCTGACCACACATCGGGACCGGGTGCTCCATGAAGACAGGCTGCGCAACGTCGGAAGAGCTTATGAGTGGAGCCATCCGCGCTATCGCGAACCTGCCACGCTGCATGCTAGACGCCCGTCGTCCCTAGCAAGAAAACATGCTGACGAATCTCTTTTGTTTGCTGAGCTACGGATGCTGAGGGATCTGGTTGCGCCCGTGCGCGATGCTTCCCTGCCCGTTTACTGGATTACCTTGCGAACGGATCGAGCTGACGATATGGAACCCGAGTTTGCTGCGTCGCAGGATATCATCGCTAGGTTCAAGATACACTTGCAGGAGTCACTCTATGACCACCACAAGAACT ACACCATCCACTGCGCGGGGTCTTCCACAGCTGACCCTCGCAAAGCTCTCAGCCTCAAACAGTTTCGTCTGGACACCTGCAAGGGAACGCTGCTCTGGGAGAAGTATCCTCCAGATCCGATGCACTTCACCGATTTCCACCAGCACTACCGAgaccacctcctccagaCAGACCCTTTCGCTGCTCAACAGGCCGGATTCCTGCCTCCTATCAGCACACCCCCGCCTACCGTCAAGGTTTCCCACCAACCGGGCGTTGATCTAGGAGACCCATGGGCTCCAATTACCTACGAGTCAAAAATCCTAACGCTGTTGGTGCGAACTGCGCAGTGGTTGTCGTTGGCCCGTGGCCTCCCCGCCGTGCATCTCTTTTATGATGTGACTCGCCTTTTCACCATATACGGAGTTGACGTTGCCAATGCTACCCAGATCGACTTTTGCAATCTTATGGCCAGCCTACGTTTTCCTCGGGACGCGCATATTCAACCTCCTGGACGccctccgccaactccaTCGGGAGGAATACACAACCCAGAGTACTTCACAGATCTCGAAGCTGCCAACCGTGCTATGACGCAGGCCCTTATTAATGAAGACACTTTACTGGGAAGGGATGACGACGCTATCTCTTGGGACTTCCCCCATCAAACTTTGGTTTGGGGTGCTGACGGCAGTGAGAGGAAACTGGTACTAAAAAGACCTTTCCAGCGTTGCCGATTTAACCCCGTTCACGTTGTGGATACCGAATGGGAGGATTTCATTGCCGCCCACGTTGAAAAAGATCGgcccgaggacgacgaggattGTGATGATTTGGATGGAGGAGTCCCAATCGTAGGTTTTCCGATTGCCGCCAACAATTCCTTTGAA GTCGACTATGAGGACAGCCACAAAACTCCCGAGTACAAATCCACAATGACTTCCCCTATCAGTATCCCCACCGCTGCAAAGTCTTTTAATCCTGCTGCACCCTCTCATTTGGATCCCATcctcgaagacgaggagcTTTCCGCCTGGCTCGATGCTAATCCAGGCTcgtctcttttctctcgCAGCTACCGTGCTCCTCATTTGACGAACAGTTGTCCCTCGGCTTGTCCGCGCACTGACAACTGA